In Gemmata obscuriglobus, a single genomic region encodes these proteins:
- a CDS encoding ThuA domain-containing protein: protein MKLTRLLALLALLAAPPLARAEDKPIVLDGGAGPGKGKHVVLVSGDQEYRSEEAIPQLAKILSKHHGFKCTVLFTVDPKDGTVNPNISNVPGLDALKTADLFVVFTRFLKLPDDQMQHIADYIDAGKPVVGLRTSTHAFNDIPKTSPFARFNNGSGAPGWEGGFGKRVLGEKWVAHHGAHGKEGTRGVVVKGQEGHGILKGVAPGSVFGTTDVYTVTLPLPDCTPLLLGEVTETLKPDSPAVKNKKNDPMMPVAWTKAYKAAGDKTGRAFTTTMGASQDLEFEGTRRLIVNGCLWAAGLEDKIPEKANVDLVGEYKPTPFRFKGTAEWVKQPVKPADLVK from the coding sequence ATGAAACTCACCCGCCTGCTCGCACTCCTCGCCCTGCTCGCGGCGCCGCCGTTGGCCCGCGCCGAAGACAAACCGATCGTCCTCGACGGCGGCGCCGGCCCCGGGAAGGGCAAGCACGTCGTCCTCGTCAGCGGGGACCAAGAGTACCGCTCGGAGGAGGCGATCCCGCAGCTCGCCAAGATCCTCTCGAAGCACCACGGGTTCAAGTGTACGGTTCTGTTCACGGTGGACCCCAAGGACGGCACCGTCAACCCGAACATCAGCAACGTTCCGGGCCTCGACGCGCTCAAGACGGCGGACCTGTTCGTCGTCTTCACCCGGTTCCTCAAGCTGCCGGACGACCAGATGCAGCACATCGCCGATTACATCGACGCGGGCAAACCGGTGGTCGGGCTGCGGACCTCGACGCACGCGTTCAACGACATCCCGAAAACGAGCCCGTTCGCCCGGTTCAACAACGGCAGCGGGGCGCCGGGTTGGGAGGGCGGGTTCGGCAAGCGGGTGCTGGGCGAGAAGTGGGTCGCGCACCACGGCGCCCACGGCAAGGAGGGCACCCGCGGGGTCGTCGTGAAGGGGCAGGAGGGGCACGGCATCCTGAAGGGCGTCGCGCCCGGCAGCGTCTTCGGCACCACGGACGTGTACACCGTCACGCTCCCGCTGCCCGACTGCACGCCGCTCTTGCTGGGCGAGGTGACCGAGACCCTGAAGCCGGACTCGCCCGCGGTGAAGAACAAGAAGAACGATCCGATGATGCCGGTCGCGTGGACCAAGGCCTACAAGGCCGCGGGGGACAAGACCGGGCGCGCGTTCACGACCACAATGGGCGCGTCGCAGGACCTGGAGTTCGAGGGGACCCGCCGGCTGATCGTGAACGGGTGCCTCTGGGCCGCCGGGCTGGAGGACAAGATCCCCGAGAAGGCGAACGTGGACCTCGTGGGCGAGTACAAGCCCACGCCGTTCCGGTTCAAGGGGACCGCGGAGTGGGTCAAGCAGCCGGTGAAGCCGGCAGACCTAGTGAAGTAG
- a CDS encoding tubulin-like doman-containing protein has protein sequence MSVRFEAQVEPISGYKLLDRLGAGGFGEVWRCEAPGGIFKAIKIIHGDLRSRDNDLVRYAEQELKSLKRVQQVRHPYLLALDRYDIVDGRLMIVMELADCNLWDRFRECRDRGLPGIPRDELLQYMTEIAEVLDLFNDQFQLQHLDIKPQNLFLLYNHVKVADFGQVKDLQGLMAEVTGGITPVYAAPETFDGVITRYCDQYSLACVYQELLTGVRPFDGSSMSQLLMQHLNLPPNLTPSPPNDRPALARALSKKPEDRWPNVASLVRSLAGAPAPSGVFPKYPAADNDTPTMIGLPPNIAPPGAAAAALVSVADDTPSRGGEIYGPVFTPAPPELGGDGPLQPAIVIGLGNAGLRVLQRLRFELHERYGPPATTPALRTLYIDTDPDGLEEAGRERFGDRLAALGSDEVFPARLNRAGHYLKPRFNGRSLTEGWFDPQLLYKLPRNPLTLGVRLFGRLAFLDHYRFIMAKVQAEIDAAVAPDALLLTEARTGLKRRTNRPRVYVVAGTGGGTGGGMFLDLAYAVRSRLKRMGYDRPDVRGLMVVPPADATLTSPQALGNTYAALTELNHYSRPDTVFTAHYDERSGFVKETDAPFARCYLLPGPAAGPSSPPGSGVSPVARRTPTNIPNPGARPRPGSGAANKPGSRVISLAAQRTPDPSAALSALRPFGDAAERIRLDLFAQVGRAADEARAAEEHDRDERPRGVTVGAFGIATFDWPRAEVVSRTAATVGRALLKRWAAPDLKRVREQMPGIAAQRWTQLGLDPDTILGHLQFAAEQAAGGKIDERAAAATEPLVPRGWLNRLPEPTQVGVALDTINRLLGPPAAALKRPLTALEEAVAKAAADAAASFALDLRTLAPVLVDDAEFRLAGTEELFRQFLATTDRLIERYTQLAAELDAKAVSGFECLSHYAHYQRGMWKPSAAELTDALRLYPRARFQAVTFRQLVGAYQTVRDTLSEQVADVAVARQRMAAAAASVPEEPPEPPVSLRRLMPAGCVSLGDAVDRFLKVLTDADLAEIDRRVQAVLEPETGGLFQVCLNSSAGVEGVIAVVFEETRLHLDRRLGEVGLAAMFAERFRTPQQAERAIEQAYQEAEPAWVGNGPWAGSEVTVLACPAGASGEALRELARRAIPVAGLPIAESRDDLTIYREWASVPLAALPHLGPAAADAYRTIPEVAQCSAHARLDVTAWLDVDAP, from the coding sequence ATGTCTGTTCGTTTCGAAGCCCAGGTCGAGCCGATCTCGGGCTACAAACTGCTCGACCGACTCGGCGCCGGCGGGTTCGGCGAGGTGTGGCGCTGCGAGGCCCCTGGCGGCATCTTCAAGGCCATCAAGATCATCCACGGCGACCTGCGGTCCCGGGACAACGACTTGGTGCGGTACGCCGAGCAGGAACTCAAGTCCCTCAAGCGGGTCCAGCAGGTGCGGCACCCGTACCTGCTCGCGCTCGACCGGTACGACATCGTCGACGGCCGGCTCATGATCGTGATGGAGCTGGCCGACTGCAACCTGTGGGACCGGTTCCGCGAGTGCCGCGACCGCGGGCTCCCGGGCATCCCCCGGGACGAGCTGCTCCAGTACATGACCGAGATCGCCGAGGTGCTGGACCTGTTCAACGACCAGTTCCAGCTCCAGCACCTGGACATCAAGCCGCAGAACCTGTTCCTCCTGTACAACCACGTGAAGGTGGCCGACTTCGGGCAGGTGAAGGACCTCCAGGGGCTGATGGCGGAGGTGACCGGCGGCATCACCCCGGTGTACGCCGCCCCCGAGACGTTCGACGGGGTCATCACCCGCTACTGCGACCAGTACAGCCTGGCCTGCGTGTACCAGGAGCTGTTGACCGGGGTGCGGCCGTTCGACGGCAGCAGCATGAGCCAGTTGCTCATGCAGCACCTGAACCTGCCGCCGAACCTGACCCCGAGCCCGCCGAACGACCGGCCCGCGCTCGCGCGCGCGCTGTCCAAGAAGCCCGAAGACCGGTGGCCCAACGTCGCCTCGCTGGTCCGCTCGCTCGCCGGCGCGCCGGCCCCCTCGGGCGTCTTCCCGAAGTACCCCGCGGCGGACAACGACACGCCCACGATGATCGGCCTGCCGCCCAACATCGCTCCGCCCGGCGCGGCGGCGGCGGCGCTAGTGTCGGTCGCGGACGACACCCCGTCGCGCGGCGGCGAGATCTACGGCCCGGTGTTCACCCCGGCCCCGCCGGAACTCGGCGGCGACGGCCCGCTCCAGCCCGCGATCGTCATCGGGCTGGGGAACGCCGGGCTGCGGGTGCTCCAGCGGCTCCGGTTCGAGCTGCACGAGCGGTACGGCCCGCCCGCGACCACGCCGGCGCTCCGCACGCTGTACATCGACACCGACCCGGACGGCCTGGAGGAGGCCGGGCGCGAGCGGTTCGGCGACCGGCTCGCCGCCCTCGGCAGCGACGAGGTGTTCCCCGCCCGGCTGAACCGGGCCGGCCACTACCTCAAGCCGCGGTTCAACGGCCGCTCGCTCACCGAAGGGTGGTTCGACCCGCAGCTCCTGTACAAGCTCCCCCGCAACCCGCTCACCCTCGGGGTGCGGCTGTTCGGCCGGCTCGCGTTCCTGGACCACTACCGCTTCATCATGGCGAAGGTGCAGGCCGAGATCGACGCCGCGGTGGCCCCCGACGCGCTGCTGCTCACGGAGGCGCGGACCGGGCTGAAGCGGCGCACCAACCGGCCCCGGGTGTACGTCGTCGCCGGCACCGGCGGCGGCACCGGCGGCGGCATGTTCCTCGACCTGGCGTACGCGGTGCGCAGCCGGCTGAAGCGCATGGGCTACGACCGCCCGGACGTGCGCGGGCTGATGGTGGTCCCGCCCGCGGACGCGACGCTCACTTCGCCGCAGGCGCTGGGCAACACCTACGCGGCCCTCACCGAGCTGAACCACTACAGCCGGCCCGACACGGTGTTCACCGCCCACTACGACGAGCGCAGCGGGTTCGTGAAAGAGACCGACGCGCCGTTCGCGCGGTGCTACCTGCTGCCCGGGCCGGCGGCCGGCCCCAGTTCCCCGCCGGGCTCGGGCGTCAGCCCGGTGGCGCGGCGCACCCCAACGAACATCCCGAACCCGGGCGCGCGCCCCCGGCCCGGCTCCGGGGCGGCGAACAAGCCGGGGTCGCGGGTGATCTCGCTCGCGGCCCAGCGCACCCCGGACCCGAGCGCCGCCCTGTCCGCGCTCCGGCCGTTCGGCGACGCGGCCGAGCGCATCCGGCTGGACCTGTTCGCCCAGGTGGGGCGGGCCGCGGACGAGGCCCGGGCCGCCGAAGAACACGACCGGGACGAGCGGCCCCGCGGGGTGACGGTCGGGGCGTTCGGCATCGCGACGTTCGACTGGCCCCGGGCCGAGGTGGTGTCCCGCACCGCCGCGACGGTGGGCCGGGCGCTGCTCAAGCGGTGGGCCGCCCCGGACCTCAAGCGGGTGCGCGAGCAGATGCCCGGCATCGCGGCCCAGCGGTGGACCCAGCTCGGGCTGGACCCCGACACGATACTCGGGCACCTTCAGTTCGCCGCCGAACAGGCGGCCGGCGGGAAGATCGACGAGCGGGCGGCCGCGGCCACCGAGCCGCTGGTCCCGCGCGGGTGGCTGAACCGGCTCCCGGAGCCCACCCAGGTGGGCGTCGCCCTCGACACCATCAACCGGCTGCTGGGACCGCCCGCCGCCGCGCTGAAGCGCCCGCTCACCGCGCTCGAGGAGGCGGTCGCCAAGGCCGCCGCGGACGCCGCCGCGTCGTTCGCCCTCGACCTCCGCACCCTCGCGCCCGTTCTGGTCGACGACGCCGAGTTCCGGCTGGCGGGCACGGAGGAGCTGTTCCGCCAGTTCCTCGCGACCACCGACCGGCTGATCGAGCGGTACACGCAACTGGCGGCCGAGCTGGACGCGAAGGCGGTGAGCGGGTTCGAGTGCCTGTCGCACTACGCCCACTACCAGCGGGGCATGTGGAAGCCGAGCGCCGCGGAGCTGACCGACGCGCTGCGCCTGTACCCGCGGGCGCGGTTCCAGGCGGTCACCTTCCGGCAGCTCGTCGGCGCCTACCAGACCGTCCGCGACACGCTGAGCGAGCAAGTCGCGGACGTGGCGGTGGCGCGGCAGCGGATGGCGGCCGCCGCGGCGAGCGTGCCGGAGGAGCCGCCGGAGCCGCCGGTGTCGCTGCGCCGGCTCATGCCCGCCGGGTGCGTCAGCCTCGGCGACGCCGTGGACCGGTTCCTGAAGGTGCTCACCGACGCGGACCTGGCGGAGATCGACCGCCGGGTGCAGGCGGTGCTGGAGCCGGAGACCGGCGGGCTGTTCCAGGTGTGCCTGAACTCGTCGGCGGGCGTCGAAGGGGTCATCGCGGTGGTGTTCGAGGAGACCCGGCTGCACCTCGACCGGCGGCTCGGCGAGGTGGGGCTGGCGGCGATGTTCGCCGAGCGGTTCCGCACCCCGCAGCAGGCCGAACGCGCGATCGAGCAGGCGTACCAGGAGGCCGAGCCGGCGTGGGTCGGCAACGGCCCGTGGGCCGGCTCGGAGGTGACCGTCCTCGCCTGCCCGGCCGGGGCGTCGGGCGAGGCCCTGCGCGAGCTGGCCCGGCGCGCGATCCCGGTGGCCGGGCTCCCGATCGCGGAGAGCCGCGACGACCTGACCATCTACCGCGAGTGGGCGTCGGTGCCGCTGGCGGCGCTGCCGCACCTGGGGCCGGCCGCGGCCGACGCGTACCGGACGATCCCGGAAGTCGCCCAGTGCAGCGCGCACGCCCGGCTCGACGTCACCGCCTGGCTCGACGTGGACGCGCCCTGA
- a CDS encoding mechanosensitive ion channel domain-containing protein, producing MLPTRIRLAAPLLIAAVCLSAGAGRSNDQKNAPPKPDPAQGRKAFGDQLTGRTADELKPLAERLAQEWVGHKGAVDVAHGRLTLRVADATKARQQVTDLKPPAPGPLSLQPDDAAIKAEQARGDYLTARVRALEAVHSALLAVGGAGAEFDRVAQAADDLLFRLKATATAAVKAGAGDLPNAIAPQQLDAAAAQLKTRTQEAKTATEKAKSDLGALEKELADARAAVTGSAAKVEALKGAQTDATATAQYESQIRLMNPQRLADEIAGLRQVLAEKTAAAVGDARDFHADRAAVRDARAVVAWVKEPLPPAGAAPFDTTTPLPKAVEKLTAAQQYMAARLRTADERADKEKALAAALDELEKKTVAYATTLDAARRAVTRLGLISTEIGRRVAAGDLDPAKAPDASTSVGRAALESDAHEAAQALAELRQERDALRKPDADADNVKNLTAQLHARVSERLALLNELQKLGTDLALAYKDRTEAEQKRLDQRAAERLAREAGEWDWALAFDRSKPALGAAELLAAYYRELVDADERADNLKRQREVIDQLVDLTTREAADAAKLRAVLARRANATAETRGWDEWLSGQLTPNGLRAEAATYQNEAARLSAVAAAAARRVEALTGNAAPEPAKFAQQSKLPAGGGEIGRARAELQDARLRGLRATGIKVGLILLGALILPAVVLLTLRRGMRGGTDAAGNPSPVLAVLRRGVRAATWGAAVALTLSVLGYDVTALVIALAIGALAVALAARPMIADVLGSVVIFAERRFQVGDVVRLGDIEAARVVDITWRSTALKTSSGLVFSVPNRKVTESALENLSKGTETYDTLAVTVSTDKDAGKVIGVIRAAVGQCKNVSAENGVTVLRYTQKGSVKVVEYRFWWFLKDYETRNKTRDEVFARIALGLAHEDMSGIEVTLG from the coding sequence ATGCTCCCCACCCGGATTCGCCTCGCCGCTCCTCTCCTGATCGCCGCCGTCTGCCTGTCGGCCGGCGCGGGCCGATCGAACGATCAGAAGAACGCGCCTCCCAAACCGGACCCGGCGCAGGGGCGCAAGGCGTTCGGGGACCAGCTCACGGGCCGCACCGCCGACGAACTGAAACCGCTCGCCGAGCGGCTCGCGCAGGAGTGGGTGGGGCACAAGGGCGCGGTGGACGTGGCCCACGGGCGCCTCACCCTTCGCGTCGCAGACGCGACCAAGGCCCGCCAGCAGGTCACCGACCTCAAGCCGCCGGCGCCCGGGCCGCTCTCGCTCCAGCCCGACGACGCGGCGATCAAGGCCGAACAGGCCCGGGGCGATTACCTCACCGCCCGCGTGCGTGCGCTCGAGGCCGTTCATTCGGCCTTGCTCGCGGTCGGCGGCGCGGGTGCTGAGTTCGATCGTGTCGCACAGGCCGCGGACGACCTCCTCTTCCGGTTGAAGGCTACGGCGACGGCGGCCGTAAAGGCGGGCGCGGGCGACCTGCCCAACGCGATCGCGCCGCAGCAGCTCGACGCCGCGGCCGCTCAACTCAAGACGCGCACACAAGAAGCAAAAACGGCTACCGAAAAGGCCAAAAGCGATCTCGGCGCGCTGGAGAAGGAACTTGCCGACGCCCGAGCCGCGGTGACCGGCTCCGCAGCGAAAGTCGAGGCTCTGAAAGGCGCCCAAACCGACGCAACCGCGACGGCGCAGTACGAGAGCCAGATTCGCCTGATGAACCCGCAGCGGCTCGCGGACGAGATCGCCGGGCTCCGTCAGGTGCTGGCCGAGAAGACGGCTGCGGCCGTCGGGGACGCCCGCGACTTCCACGCGGACCGCGCCGCGGTCCGCGACGCGCGGGCCGTGGTCGCTTGGGTCAAGGAGCCGCTCCCGCCGGCCGGTGCGGCTCCGTTCGACACGACCACCCCACTACCGAAGGCGGTGGAAAAGCTCACGGCGGCACAGCAATACATGGCGGCCCGGCTTCGCACCGCCGACGAGCGGGCCGACAAGGAGAAGGCGCTCGCGGCGGCGCTGGACGAGTTGGAGAAAAAGACCGTCGCTTACGCCACCACCCTTGATGCCGCCCGTCGTGCGGTGACGCGCCTGGGGCTGATCTCGACGGAAATCGGCCGCCGCGTCGCGGCCGGCGACCTGGACCCTGCGAAAGCGCCGGACGCGAGCACGAGCGTCGGCCGCGCCGCCCTGGAGAGCGACGCCCACGAGGCGGCACAAGCCCTGGCCGAGTTGCGCCAGGAACGCGACGCCCTCCGCAAGCCCGACGCCGACGCCGACAACGTCAAGAACCTCACCGCGCAGCTCCACGCCCGCGTGTCCGAGCGGCTCGCGCTGCTCAACGAGCTCCAGAAGCTCGGGACCGACCTCGCGCTCGCGTACAAGGACCGCACCGAGGCGGAGCAGAAGCGGCTCGACCAGCGTGCCGCCGAGCGGCTCGCCCGCGAGGCCGGCGAGTGGGACTGGGCGCTGGCGTTCGACCGCTCGAAGCCCGCGCTGGGGGCGGCGGAGCTGCTCGCCGCGTACTACCGCGAGCTGGTCGACGCCGACGAGCGGGCCGACAACCTGAAGCGCCAGCGCGAGGTCATCGACCAGCTCGTGGACCTCACGACGCGCGAGGCCGCCGACGCCGCGAAGCTGCGCGCGGTTCTGGCGCGGCGCGCGAACGCGACCGCAGAGACCCGCGGGTGGGACGAATGGCTCAGCGGGCAGCTTACTCCCAACGGGCTGCGCGCCGAAGCGGCCACTTACCAGAACGAGGCCGCCCGGCTGAGCGCCGTTGCCGCCGCGGCGGCGCGGCGGGTGGAAGCCCTGACCGGGAACGCGGCGCCCGAGCCCGCGAAGTTCGCCCAGCAGAGCAAGCTCCCGGCGGGCGGCGGCGAGATCGGTCGTGCCCGGGCCGAACTCCAGGACGCCCGGCTCCGCGGGCTGCGGGCCACCGGCATCAAGGTCGGGCTGATCCTACTCGGCGCGCTGATCCTGCCGGCGGTTGTGCTGCTGACCCTGCGCCGGGGCATGCGGGGCGGTACCGACGCGGCGGGGAACCCGTCGCCGGTGCTGGCGGTGCTGCGCCGCGGGGTGCGGGCCGCCACCTGGGGGGCGGCGGTTGCCCTCACCCTCAGCGTGCTGGGGTACGACGTGACGGCGCTGGTGATCGCGCTGGCGATCGGCGCGCTGGCGGTGGCGCTCGCCGCCCGGCCGATGATCGCCGACGTGCTCGGGTCGGTCGTCATCTTCGCCGAGCGCCGGTTCCAGGTCGGCGACGTGGTCCGGCTCGGCGACATCGAGGCCGCCCGGGTGGTCGACATCACCTGGCGCTCGACCGCCCTCAAGACCTCCAGCGGGCTGGTGTTCAGCGTACCGAACCGGAAGGTCACGGAGTCGGCGCTGGAGAACCTGTCGAAGGGCACGGAGACTTACGACACCCTCGCGGTGACCGTGAGCACAGACAAAGACGCCGGCAAGGTGATCGGCGTGATCCGCGCGGCGGTGGGGCAGTGCAAGAACGTGTCGGCCGAGAACGGGGTGACGGTGCTGCGGTACACCCAGAAGGGGAGCGTGAAGGTCGTGGAGTACCGGTTCTGGTGGTTCCTCAAGGACTACGAGACCCGGAACAAGACCCGCGACGAGGTGTTCGCGCGGATCGCGCTGGGCCTGGCGCACGAGGACATGAGCGGCATCGAAGTGACCCTCGGGTAA
- a CDS encoding TolC family protein, with amino-acid sequence MRRVRRSLFACAVAVSGAAAGCSTADTFLDRPASTARGQLQTRPGTTGIASPPKSLSAGKPPAVNAAPPLEPADRPLPINLATALRLSNARPLDVQIAGQQVAAAAAVYDRARVLWLPNVSLGTDYFAHTGPQQNFAGELVKSNRNTFMAGFGPNVVFSFSDAVYAPLAARQELRLRQAQQQSAANDSTLAAAEAYFGIQQARGDLAGALAAEARAEELARKTTELTKGLAPPAEEHRARAELGRRKIAVAAARERWRTASAELARVLRLDAAAVVEPAEPAFLPVTVIDPTVAVDDLIPLALSTRPELAGNQALVQATLARLKQEKIRPLVPSLAVRSVSTNPSGSLGYGTFGGGRSGDLKNFDGRFDIDVQLLWEFSALGLGNRARVHERRAEHELATLELFRTQDRIAAEVATAFAQVRAAALRLNAAEPALREAIELVQKSTEGLGQTRRVGDALTLVVRPQEAVAAVQAFAQASTDFFAAVADYNRAQFRLYRALGHPAQCLAGAVTPAAAATTEPPGEGQPRMNAPAQPEPLPVVPSVRAEPPVSVVAPPAAPELKVPLPDVAPPLLSPKPAVPLPVQEWVSVPGAPLPPENRSPVVIEEAREVVPKVPDGK; translated from the coding sequence ATGAGGCGAGTCCGCCGCTCCCTGTTCGCGTGCGCGGTTGCGGTTTCAGGAGCCGCGGCCGGGTGCAGCACTGCGGACACGTTCCTCGACCGCCCCGCCTCGACCGCCCGCGGGCAACTCCAGACGCGGCCCGGTACAACCGGCATCGCGTCACCGCCCAAATCGTTGAGCGCCGGTAAACCTCCCGCCGTGAATGCGGCGCCGCCGCTGGAGCCCGCGGACAGGCCGCTCCCGATCAACCTCGCCACGGCGCTCCGCCTGTCGAACGCGCGCCCGTTAGACGTGCAGATCGCCGGGCAGCAGGTGGCCGCGGCGGCGGCGGTGTACGACCGCGCCCGGGTGCTCTGGCTGCCGAACGTCTCGCTGGGCACCGACTACTTCGCGCACACCGGGCCGCAGCAGAACTTCGCCGGGGAGTTGGTGAAGTCGAACCGGAACACGTTCATGGCCGGGTTCGGGCCGAACGTGGTGTTCTCGTTCTCGGACGCCGTGTACGCGCCCCTCGCCGCGCGCCAGGAGCTGCGCCTGCGGCAGGCCCAGCAGCAGAGCGCCGCCAACGATTCTACGCTCGCCGCGGCCGAGGCGTACTTCGGGATCCAGCAGGCGCGGGGCGACCTGGCCGGCGCGCTGGCCGCCGAGGCCCGCGCAGAGGAACTGGCCCGCAAGACCACGGAACTCACGAAGGGGCTCGCGCCGCCCGCCGAGGAGCACCGGGCGCGTGCGGAACTCGGGCGCCGCAAGATCGCGGTGGCCGCGGCGCGCGAGCGCTGGCGGACCGCCAGCGCCGAACTCGCCCGCGTCCTGCGACTGGACGCCGCGGCGGTGGTCGAGCCGGCGGAGCCTGCGTTCCTGCCGGTCACGGTGATCGACCCGACCGTCGCCGTCGACGACCTGATCCCCCTCGCCCTCTCCACCCGTCCCGAACTGGCGGGCAACCAGGCGCTCGTTCAGGCGACGCTGGCGCGGCTGAAACAAGAGAAGATCCGCCCGCTGGTGCCGAGCCTCGCCGTTCGGAGCGTGTCCACCAACCCCAGCGGCTCGCTGGGCTACGGGACGTTCGGCGGCGGGCGCTCCGGGGACCTGAAGAACTTCGACGGCCGGTTCGACATCGACGTTCAGCTCCTGTGGGAGTTCTCGGCGCTGGGGCTCGGGAACCGGGCGCGGGTCCACGAGCGGCGGGCGGAGCACGAACTGGCGACGCTCGAGCTGTTCCGCACGCAGGACCGCATCGCGGCGGAGGTGGCGACGGCGTTCGCCCAGGTGCGTGCGGCGGCCCTGCGCCTGAACGCGGCCGAGCCGGCGCTCCGGGAGGCGATCGAACTCGTGCAAAAGAGCACGGAGGGGCTGGGCCAGACGCGACGGGTCGGGGACGCGCTCACGCTCGTGGTCCGCCCGCAGGAGGCGGTGGCGGCGGTGCAAGCGTTCGCGCAGGCCAGCACCGACTTCTTCGCCGCCGTGGCCGACTACAACCGCGCCCAGTTCCGGCTGTACCGGGCGCTCGGGCACCCGGCCCAGTGCCTCGCCGGAGCGGTGACCCCAGCCGCGGCCGCAACGACCGAGCCGCCGGGCGAGGGGCAGCCGCGGATGAATGCCCCCGCGCAACCGGAGCCGCTCCCGGTCGTTCCAAGTGTGAGGGCCGAGCCGCCGGTCTCGGTCGTCGCCCCGCCTGCGGCGCCGGAACTCAAGGTGCCCCTACCGGACGTGGCGCCTCCGTTGCTCTCGCCAAAACCGGCGGTGCCGCTGCCCGTGCAGGAGTGGGTTTCGGTGCCGGGGGCTCCTTTGCCGCCCGAAAATCGTTCCCCGGTGGTGATCGAGGAGGCGCGCGAGGTTGTACCGAAAGTGCCGGACGGGAAATAA
- a CDS encoding ThuA domain-containing protein: protein MRYATLLAAALIMPALAAAADPPKNAPPIEPPADPKATKIVLIAGSNYYKAGEHDYVANCAVLADLLKQTPNVAPVLALDWPKKADTLDNAKAVVFLFDGAEKHQALKGERLAQVQKLMDAKAGLVQFHQTADYPKDFGAKAREWSGGAWEKGAGERAHWVTTFDRFPEHPVCNGVKPFKIDDGYLFKNTFVAGMKGVTPVLRTWNPKTTAKPTGGQDVVAWTYERPEGGRAFTFTGAHLHASFAEEGYRRLLVNGILWAAGVDVPKEGAKVDLDPSELPKYLKPAPAKK, encoded by the coding sequence ATGCGCTACGCCACTCTCCTCGCCGCCGCGCTCATCATGCCCGCACTCGCGGCGGCCGCCGACCCGCCCAAAAACGCCCCGCCGATCGAGCCGCCCGCCGACCCGAAAGCGACGAAGATCGTCCTGATCGCCGGCTCGAACTACTACAAGGCCGGCGAACACGACTACGTCGCGAACTGCGCGGTTCTTGCGGACCTGCTGAAGCAGACCCCGAACGTCGCGCCCGTGCTCGCGCTCGACTGGCCCAAGAAGGCCGACACGCTCGACAACGCCAAGGCGGTCGTGTTCCTGTTCGACGGGGCCGAGAAGCACCAGGCGCTCAAGGGCGAGCGGCTCGCGCAGGTGCAAAAGCTGATGGACGCGAAGGCCGGGCTCGTGCAGTTCCACCAGACGGCCGATTACCCAAAGGACTTCGGCGCCAAGGCGCGGGAGTGGAGCGGCGGCGCGTGGGAGAAGGGTGCCGGCGAGCGCGCCCACTGGGTCACGACGTTCGACAGGTTCCCGGAACACCCGGTGTGCAACGGGGTGAAGCCGTTCAAGATCGACGACGGCTATTTGTTCAAGAACACGTTCGTTGCCGGCATGAAGGGCGTGACGCCGGTCCTGCGGACGTGGAACCCGAAGACGACCGCCAAACCTACCGGCGGGCAGGACGTGGTCGCGTGGACCTACGAGCGGCCCGAGGGCGGGCGGGCGTTCACGTTTACTGGGGCGCACCTGCACGCCAGCTTCGCGGAGGAGGGCTACCGGCGGTTGCTGGTGAACGGCATCCTCTGGGCCGCGGGCGTGGACGTGCCCAAGGAGGGCGCGAAGGTCGATCTGGACCCGTCTGAATTGCCCAAGTACCTGAAGCCCGCGCCGGCGAAGAAGTAG